The Methylomusa anaerophila genome has a segment encoding these proteins:
- a CDS encoding phage tail protein, with the protein MSIGTFGPITFEVSTTKTRTFDDFKRKTQSKFEQHDIVGLKPKIEFVSPGLDEISFQVIFSAFHGLNPKKEANQLREIVQKGEYNSLVVGGQVLGNFVVDNISEAWKYVDNQGNVLHIAVDVSLKEYITATASGTQTTITAAAETVNITKVTDSIQPAAAAVGLSTANIQALAKVAQAATKNPVTAATGAKQVLSMIQSIKNSNTSGVLNSYKILGINVTDLVKKTQTDPSGTLVDILTKVADSSGANKTTATKDIFGASAAGSVIQIASKVADLKMLYKAVST; encoded by the coding sequence TTGAGTATCGGAACATTTGGACCGATAACATTTGAAGTATCGACAACGAAAACCCGCACATTTGACGACTTTAAACGAAAAACACAGTCGAAATTTGAGCAGCATGACATCGTCGGGCTCAAGCCCAAAATAGAGTTTGTCTCCCCTGGCCTGGATGAAATTTCATTTCAGGTCATTTTTTCTGCGTTCCATGGGCTAAATCCTAAAAAAGAAGCTAATCAACTCCGAGAAATCGTTCAGAAAGGCGAATATAACTCCCTGGTTGTCGGGGGGCAGGTGCTGGGTAATTTTGTTGTCGATAATATTAGCGAGGCATGGAAGTATGTTGATAATCAAGGAAATGTCCTGCATATTGCCGTTGATGTGAGTCTGAAAGAGTATATAACGGCAACGGCTAGTGGTACTCAAACGACTATTACTGCGGCAGCTGAAACAGTGAATATCACGAAAGTAACTGATTCTATACAACCAGCGGCTGCTGCGGTAGGTCTATCTACCGCTAATATACAAGCATTGGCGAAAGTCGCTCAGGCGGCTACTAAGAACCCGGTCACGGCGGCAACTGGTGCAAAGCAGGTTTTAAGTATGATTCAGTCTATTAAAAACAGCAATACCTCCGGGGTGTTGAATTCGTATAAGATTCTTGGAATAAATGTAACGGATCTAGTTAAAAAAACTCAAACTGATCCGTCAGGAACGCTCGTTGATATACTAACTAAAGTCGCTGATAGTAGCGGAGCAAACAAAACAACTGCTACAAAAGACATATTTGGAGCTTCAGCAGCTGGATCTGTGATACAGATTGCCAGTAAAGTTGCCGATCTGAAAATGTTGTATAAGGCGGTGAGCACATGA
- a CDS encoding phage tail tape measure protein, translating to MAGRIFEMAFNLTARIGGFMSGMGNATAVLNGLSQRIGMTNQALRNLDRLHRQGRISAEQHSRATEELRRRLDQLRQSQDRLRNAQAAVRANANRRNQYRGEVLENVGLAATLAAPIRSAMRFEDQMADVRKVIDFDTPEQFKAMGQDIMNMSKRLPVATDGIAQIVAAAGQAGIARQDLAMFAEDASKMSVAFDTTAEDAGQSMAVWRTTFKLSQDGVRDLADQINYLSNISPTSAKGISNIVTRIGSLGGLSGLTAGQVAALGSAMPGLQDEVAATSLKKMFTVMTSGFAATKTQREMMGALGFDTEQLAVRMQQDATGAIMDFMGALKKLPPADQMSYISEIFGEEGKAGIGILLQNLDIVSKNFKAVGDASTYAGSMQKEFDSRASTTSNQLQLLSNNMTIVGITAGNALLPHISALSEKFIGIAEWVNNLATQYPGLTEAFVVGTAAVIGLKIATFALGYGFSALSAPFVAANAALTIMTNSQERAALMARLNASTTGLQTAAQWLFNTALYGCPIIWIIAGIVALVAAGYLLYKNWDTIKAKAIEVWGAVTEWFGNVYEAAASFISNLPATIAYGIGYAIGFIATLPERMAFYFQYAWILVTMWAANIVSDVISFFGSLPENASNSLSNFLQAIDKWGSDAYNSVVNWFNRIPDAISSAIGRVSNWLSNLGSGISGSFSAGVAAGSGGGVQIASNAAGGIYERGAFLTTFAETNPEAAIPLDGSPKALSLWAQAGEILGVRPGGGSGVQIEYKSGDIIIYGNPEPGQVQREVENGHRSFLDYLHNEARLSFSDG from the coding sequence GTGGCAGGAAGAATTTTTGAAATGGCTTTTAATCTGACGGCCAGAATCGGCGGTTTTATGTCAGGCATGGGGAATGCTACCGCCGTTTTAAACGGTTTGAGTCAGCGAATCGGAATGACCAATCAGGCTTTGCGAAATTTGGATCGCTTACATCGGCAAGGTCGCATTTCAGCAGAACAGCACTCCCGCGCGACCGAAGAACTTCGTCGTCGTTTAGATCAGCTACGACAATCACAGGACCGGCTTCGTAATGCGCAGGCAGCGGTACGAGCAAATGCCAATCGGCGCAATCAATACCGGGGCGAAGTTTTGGAAAACGTAGGCTTGGCAGCGACGCTTGCGGCGCCGATTCGGTCAGCTATGCGGTTTGAAGATCAGATGGCAGATGTACGAAAAGTCATTGACTTCGACACGCCTGAGCAGTTTAAAGCGATGGGCCAGGATATTATGAATATGTCGAAACGCCTGCCCGTGGCGACCGACGGCATTGCCCAAATTGTGGCCGCCGCCGGCCAAGCGGGGATTGCGCGGCAGGATCTGGCGATGTTTGCTGAAGACGCCTCCAAAATGTCGGTGGCTTTTGACACCACGGCCGAGGATGCCGGACAAAGTATGGCTGTCTGGCGCACGACCTTTAAACTTTCTCAGGACGGGGTGCGGGACCTGGCCGACCAAATCAATTACCTGAGCAATATTTCCCCGACCAGTGCCAAAGGGATCTCCAACATTGTGACCCGCATCGGTTCCCTGGGCGGCTTGTCCGGCTTGACGGCCGGCCAGGTAGCGGCGTTAGGTTCGGCCATGCCCGGCCTGCAGGATGAAGTGGCGGCCACCTCCCTGAAAAAGATGTTTACCGTTATGACATCCGGTTTTGCCGCCACCAAAACTCAACGGGAGATGATGGGTGCGCTGGGTTTTGACACCGAGCAGCTTGCCGTCCGCATGCAGCAGGATGCCACCGGCGCCATTATGGATTTTATGGGAGCGCTGAAAAAACTACCGCCTGCAGACCAAATGTCATATATATCGGAGATATTTGGCGAAGAAGGCAAGGCCGGGATTGGTATATTACTTCAGAACCTGGATATTGTTTCAAAGAACTTTAAAGCAGTCGGCGATGCATCAACTTACGCCGGCAGTATGCAGAAGGAATTTGATTCTCGGGCTAGTACAACTTCGAACCAACTGCAGTTGCTGTCAAACAATATGACTATAGTCGGTATTACGGCAGGCAATGCTTTACTGCCGCATATTAGTGCTTTGTCGGAAAAATTCATCGGTATAGCTGAGTGGGTGAATAATTTGGCTACTCAGTACCCCGGGCTTACTGAAGCTTTTGTTGTGGGTACCGCGGCGGTGATTGGGTTAAAGATTGCGACATTTGCACTGGGTTATGGATTTTCTGCACTTTCTGCCCCTTTTGTGGCGGCGAACGCAGCTTTGACCATAATGACGAATTCTCAGGAACGGGCGGCATTAATGGCGAGATTAAACGCCAGCACAACCGGTTTGCAAACTGCCGCTCAATGGCTCTTTAATACGGCATTGTATGGTTGTCCAATTATCTGGATAATCGCCGGTATTGTTGCACTGGTTGCAGCTGGATATCTGCTATATAAAAACTGGGATACCATAAAAGCCAAGGCCATTGAGGTATGGGGTGCGGTTACAGAATGGTTTGGTAATGTTTATGAGGCGGCAGCCAGTTTTATTTCGAATTTACCGGCTACAATCGCTTATGGAATAGGATACGCTATCGGGTTTATAGCCACACTGCCGGAACGAATGGCATTCTATTTTCAATATGCTTGGATATTGGTAACGATGTGGGCGGCAAATATTGTGTCTGACGTGATAAGCTTTTTTGGTAGCTTGCCGGAAAACGCTTCTAACTCTTTATCGAATTTTTTGCAGGCAATTGATAAATGGGGGTCAGACGCATATAACTCGGTGGTTAATTGGTTTAATAGAATACCCGATGCAATTTCTTCGGCGATAGGCAGGGTAAGTAACTGGCTAAGTAATTTAGGAAGCGGAATTTCGGGAAGTTTTTCGGCTGGAGTCGCAGCAGGTAGCGGCGGCGGAGTGCAAATTGCCTCCAATGCCGCAGGCGGTATATATGAACGTGGTGCGTTTTTAACGACTTTTGCAGAAACAAATCCGGAAGCAGCCATACCTCTGGACGGCAGTCCCAAAGCATTAAGTCTCTGGGCGCAGGCAGGGGAAATCCTCGGGGTGCGACCAGGTGGTGGCTCTGGAGTACAGATCGAATATAAATCCGGTGATATCATCATCTATGGCAATCCAGAACCCGGACAGGTGCAACGTGAAGTCGAAAATGGCCACCGGTCATTTCTTGACTATCTGCATAATGAAGCGAGGTTGAGTTTCAGCGATGGCTAA
- a CDS encoding GPW/gp25 family protein produces the protein MEIEISALTVPTEIDFAPTTELQEIIQNVRTILTTPIYSVPLDRNFGVNAEMLDLPIPVAQARLSAEIVTAIQKYEPRVEVTEVSFTGDGMDGVLQPTVKLRIRE, from the coding sequence ATGGAAATAGAAATCAGCGCGTTGACGGTGCCGACAGAAATAGACTTTGCCCCGACTACTGAACTCCAGGAAATCATCCAAAACGTCCGGACTATCCTGACAACACCAATCTACTCCGTGCCGCTCGATCGGAACTTTGGTGTCAACGCTGAAATGCTGGATCTTCCAATACCCGTAGCACAGGCTCGGCTGTCTGCGGAAATCGTGACAGCAATTCAAAAATATGAGCCCCGCGTCGAAGTTACAGAAGTGAGCTTCACCGGTGACGGCATGGATGGGGTACTGCAACCTACCGTGAAACTCCGGATTAGGGAGTGA
- a CDS encoding phage tail-collar fiber domain-containing protein: MAQYNGMSLTAVGLQLETKAQTGVPIHFTRVALGDGQLQSGQLLSALTNLISPKLNLPIIVNDVTGTGTARMQVVLKNEGLATGFFAREIGVYATDPDAGEILYAVANAGNNADYIPAGGGADLVELIFEVYTVVGQAANVTADINTSLLYATVTQMMNHENSTNPHPEFLKLGATVTDCSSVIVQQSDPKTIYPMPFDTLKQKVLGGDGSDMQILAGRVDQIEREQANQALATEAQQIFPDYNAMIVEDFANPDKVDTFECEVTSIAAGDDSIDVTVLAGIVPGASYTITDGVYQEVMQIKSIVKNGSTLRVIMTEPVNNTYLTGSTHMYRTTAQIVSDASQAEGAGDQKSIIWQPTVVWQGLAANNTTTLSLNTTQSNSAAFIISGDIGFTAGESVTLI, from the coding sequence GTGGCACAGTATAACGGAATGAGCCTGACGGCCGTTGGGTTGCAGTTGGAAACCAAAGCACAGACCGGGGTACCTATACATTTTACGCGGGTGGCCCTGGGTGATGGGCAACTGCAGTCAGGGCAGTTGCTTTCAGCGTTGACCAACCTCATCAGTCCCAAATTGAATTTGCCGATCATCGTAAATGATGTGACTGGTACGGGAACGGCCAGAATGCAAGTCGTGCTGAAAAATGAAGGACTTGCAACTGGTTTTTTCGCCCGCGAGATTGGCGTCTATGCGACCGATCCGGACGCGGGTGAAATATTATATGCGGTCGCAAACGCAGGAAACAATGCCGATTACATTCCTGCTGGTGGCGGCGCAGATTTAGTCGAACTGATTTTTGAAGTCTATACCGTTGTCGGACAGGCTGCAAATGTAACAGCGGACATAAACACGTCTTTGCTTTACGCAACGGTAACTCAGATGATGAATCATGAAAACAGCACTAACCCTCACCCGGAATTTTTGAAACTTGGCGCAACTGTAACCGACTGCAGCAGTGTTATCGTCCAGCAGTCAGACCCAAAAACAATATACCCTATGCCCTTTGACACGCTCAAGCAAAAAGTCCTCGGCGGCGACGGCAGCGATATGCAAATCCTTGCTGGTCGCGTCGACCAGATAGAACGGGAGCAGGCAAATCAGGCGCTGGCAACGGAAGCGCAGCAAATATTTCCCGACTACAACGCTATGATCGTAGAAGATTTCGCGAACCCGGACAAGGTGGATACGTTTGAATGCGAAGTAACCAGCATTGCGGCTGGCGACGATAGTATAGACGTGACGGTTCTGGCAGGGATTGTACCGGGAGCTTCTTATACGATCACAGATGGCGTCTACCAGGAAGTCATGCAGATCAAATCCATTGTCAAAAATGGCAGCACGCTCCGGGTCATCATGACTGAGCCGGTCAACAATACCTACTTGACCGGCAGCACCCATATGTACCGTACCACGGCGCAGATTGTCTCCGATGCTAGCCAGGCCGAAGGCGCGGGGGATCAAAAATCAATTATTTGGCAACCTACTGTTGTCTGGCAAGGTCTAGCAGCAAACAATACTACTACTTTATCGCTTAATACTACACAATCAAATTCAGCAGCTTTTATAATTAGCGGAGATATTGGATTTACTGCTGGTGAGTCTGTGACACTGATATAA
- a CDS encoding phage late control D family protein: protein MPQARRSRVAIVYENKDITRDIAPYLKSFEYTDNAEDKSDEIQITLEDRDLLWCGDWYPQKGAKISAEIVVSEDGIEQKLPCGTFEIDEIESSGPPNTVTIKAVSVLFSSGIRHDKLNRPWENVTLSYIAQDIAKKAGLELFFDSEDDPNFDRVDQVNQGDLAFLQSLCQRTGHSLKVTGEKIVIFDQEKYEKQSAVLTLKKGQDNIKSYKFGSKNLSTYKSATVEYHDAKTGKTHKGTFTPTNYE from the coding sequence ATGCCACAAGCCAGACGGTCGCGGGTGGCTATTGTATATGAAAACAAAGATATTACTCGTGATATCGCGCCGTATTTGAAATCCTTCGAGTATACCGACAATGCGGAGGATAAATCGGATGAGATTCAAATTACTTTGGAGGACCGTGATTTACTTTGGTGTGGCGACTGGTATCCACAGAAAGGTGCAAAGATATCTGCCGAAATCGTAGTTTCAGAGGATGGAATCGAGCAGAAACTTCCCTGCGGCACCTTTGAAATCGATGAAATTGAATCCTCTGGTCCGCCTAACACGGTGACCATCAAAGCGGTTTCAGTGCTCTTTTCATCTGGTATCCGGCACGACAAGCTAAACCGTCCTTGGGAAAACGTTACGCTGTCATACATAGCTCAGGACATAGCAAAAAAAGCTGGTCTGGAGCTATTTTTTGATAGTGAAGATGATCCGAATTTCGATAGAGTTGACCAGGTTAATCAAGGTGATCTGGCATTTTTGCAGTCGCTATGTCAGCGAACCGGTCACAGTTTGAAAGTGACCGGTGAAAAGATCGTGATTTTTGATCAGGAAAAATACGAGAAACAGTCGGCAGTTCTAACTTTAAAGAAAGGCCAGGATAATATCAAGTCTTATAAGTTCGGGAGTAAAAATCTTTCGACATATAAGTCTGCGACCGTGGAATATCATGACGCTAAGACAGGGAAAACCCATAAGGGGACATTCACACCAACAAATTACGAGTAG
- a CDS encoding baseplate assembly protein: protein MIADLPSISFTDTDAGNIEASIITMYESISGRTLAQGDPVRLFLQSVAAIIIQQRILIDYSAKMNLLAYSEDDYLDHIGILVGVTRLVASAATTTLRFTLSAVQPQAVTIPAGIRATTPNGVVFQVTMATDIPAGSLYADAPAECMVTGTSGNGYVSGQVNQFVDPLPWIQSVVNTTETAGGSDIESDDSFRSRIQQAPESFSVAGPDGAYIFWAKTASGLIVDVSVRSPAPGEVEIRPLLVGGELPGPEIIEAVYDICSDKKIRPLTDKLTVLEPEVISYDISLTYYINRDNATTSLAIQSAVNQAVIDYVTWQKSKLGRVINPTELIYRMRSAGGSRVEVAAPVYALIETYQVAIAGSVLVNFGGLVDGD from the coding sequence ATGATAGCGGATCTACCGTCTATTAGTTTTACAGATACGGATGCCGGGAATATTGAAGCATCGATCATAACAATGTACGAATCCATATCCGGCCGGACACTCGCCCAGGGTGATCCGGTCAGATTATTTTTGCAGTCTGTGGCTGCGATTATTATTCAGCAGCGGATTTTGATCGACTATTCTGCTAAGATGAATCTGTTGGCATATTCAGAGGATGACTATCTGGACCATATCGGTATCTTGGTAGGTGTTACGCGCCTGGTAGCCTCTGCGGCTACTACCACGCTGCGATTCACTCTTTCGGCAGTACAACCGCAGGCGGTAACCATTCCGGCCGGGATCCGGGCGACTACACCCAACGGGGTTGTATTTCAGGTCACGATGGCCACAGATATTCCGGCCGGTAGTCTCTATGCCGATGCGCCGGCAGAATGTATGGTCACCGGGACCAGTGGTAACGGTTATGTGTCCGGACAAGTGAACCAATTCGTTGACCCACTGCCATGGATACAGTCAGTTGTAAATACAACGGAAACGGCTGGCGGCAGTGATATTGAATCAGATGATAGTTTTCGAAGCCGCATACAGCAGGCGCCGGAATCGTTTTCGGTGGCAGGTCCTGATGGGGCCTATATTTTTTGGGCGAAAACGGCATCTGGTTTGATTGTAGATGTTTCCGTGCGCAGTCCGGCCCCGGGAGAGGTTGAAATACGGCCCCTATTGGTAGGCGGCGAATTGCCGGGGCCGGAGATTATTGAAGCTGTATACGATATTTGTAGTGATAAAAAAATACGGCCATTAACCGATAAATTGACCGTTTTAGAGCCGGAAGTTATTAGCTATGACATAAGCCTTACCTATTACATAAACCGTGATAACGCCACAACGAGCCTTGCTATCCAGTCTGCTGTCAATCAGGCTGTGATCGACTATGTAACATGGCAGAAATCAAAATTGGGTCGCGTGATCAATCCGACAGAATTAATATACCGGATGCGCTCTGCGGGGGGGTCCCGTGTGGAAGTAGCGGCTCCGGTCTATGCGCTGATTGAAACCTATCAGGTGGCGATTGCCGGCAGTGTGTTGGTGAACTTTGGAGGTCTTGTCGATGGCGACTAA
- a CDS encoding tail protein X: MAKTYTTQQGDTWDIIALRQMGSEKYMSVLIEANQSHNATVIFSAGATLTIPETDIPTVQTLPPWKR; this comes from the coding sequence ATGGCTAAAACCTACACAACTCAGCAGGGGGATACATGGGACATTATCGCTTTGCGACAGATGGGCAGCGAAAAATATATGAGCGTTTTGATTGAAGCTAACCAGTCGCATAATGCAACTGTAATTTTTTCTGCCGGAGCAACCCTAACAATTCCGGAAACCGATATCCCGACAGTACAAACGTTGCCGCCATGGAAGAGGTGA
- a CDS encoding XkdQ/YqbQ family protein — translation MAKLTNYTTDGPELVINERVSSDAEAEKVAKKRLRQKNKDEDTASLTLGPGDVRLIGGVNVMVECWQVHDGKYSVVKAKHNVSNSGYGTEIEIRKCLEGY, via the coding sequence GTGGCCAAACTGACAAATTATACTACGGATGGGCCGGAACTAGTAATTAACGAACGCGTTTCCAGCGATGCCGAAGCCGAGAAAGTAGCTAAGAAGCGACTCCGGCAAAAAAACAAGGACGAAGATACAGCTAGTCTGACACTAGGACCTGGCGATGTGCGCCTGATTGGTGGCGTCAATGTGATGGTGGAATGCTGGCAAGTTCATGATGGCAAATATTCAGTGGTAAAAGCAAAACATAACGTGTCTAATAGCGGATACGGTACCGAAATTGAAATCCGTAAATGCCTGGAGGGGTACTGA
- a CDS encoding phage tail protein I, with protein sequence MQAAAQALDRELQAVTAAIPLTVLFARIDVLPEEVLDVLAWQLHVDFYEPVGFSIEKKRALIKQSIAWHRHKGTPWAVEQVVSAAFANAEVVEWFDYDGDPYRFKIRTIDSLTDDAAYSGLVRAINTVKNTRSWLDGIQIKREISIGGEGQKSLYFGFLSGQGGKKTIGLPLPRQANISRNIGIASRKGGQIQINISRPSIAPTTLFAGVFMRRGGTITIGRRSSGTV encoded by the coding sequence GTGCAGGCGGCAGCACAGGCGTTGGACAGGGAATTACAAGCCGTCACGGCAGCCATACCATTAACAGTTTTATTTGCCCGGATTGACGTGTTGCCGGAAGAGGTCCTAGACGTGTTGGCTTGGCAGCTACACGTTGATTTTTATGAGCCTGTTGGTTTCTCTATTGAGAAAAAGCGTGCATTAATCAAACAGTCTATTGCCTGGCATCGGCACAAAGGGACGCCATGGGCGGTAGAGCAGGTGGTGTCGGCTGCGTTTGCAAATGCTGAAGTGGTAGAGTGGTTCGACTATGACGGCGATCCGTACCGATTCAAGATCCGGACAATCGATAGTCTGACGGACGATGCAGCCTATTCAGGCTTGGTCCGGGCTATCAATACTGTGAAAAATACCCGTTCCTGGCTGGACGGCATACAGATTAAGCGTGAAATATCTATTGGGGGAGAAGGTCAAAAGAGTCTATACTTCGGCTTCCTCTCAGGTCAGGGCGGAAAGAAAACAATTGGTCTGCCATTGCCAAGACAAGCCAACATCAGCCGAAATATCGGCATAGCCAGCCGTAAAGGCGGTCAAATACAGATCAATATATCCCGTCCCAGCATTGCACCGACGACACTGTTCGCCGGTGTTTTTATGCGCCGGGGCGGAACCATTACGATAGGGAGGAGATCAAGTGGCACAGTATAA
- a CDS encoding phage baseplate assembly protein V codes for MAGIEEFVRVGEVVSVNDNHTVRVKFADRGEMVSFDLPVLVPSTIDPQDYDLPVETTPVVCIFLPNGQQQGFILGAYYTEINPAPIKNKKKHLRKYTDGTSIEYDMSSHTLTAVVKGPVNITTTEKITINGNLQVNGNINASGSIIDAGGNTNHHGH; via the coding sequence ATGGCGGGAATTGAGGAATTTGTTCGGGTTGGTGAAGTCGTTTCGGTGAATGACAATCATACGGTCCGGGTGAAATTCGCAGATCGTGGCGAAATGGTATCGTTTGACTTGCCGGTGTTAGTTCCCAGTACGATAGACCCTCAGGACTATGATTTACCGGTTGAAACAACACCTGTTGTTTGTATTTTTTTGCCCAATGGTCAACAGCAGGGGTTTATTCTTGGCGCATATTATACTGAGATAAATCCGGCACCGATTAAGAACAAAAAAAAGCATTTGCGCAAATATACTGACGGTACTTCAATTGAGTATGATATGAGTAGTCACACCTTGACTGCAGTGGTCAAAGGTCCGGTCAATATTACGACCACCGAAAAAATAACAATCAATGGCAATTTGCAGGTCAACGGCAATATAAATGCTTCCGGCTCAATCATTGACGCTGGCGGTAACACGAATCATCACGGCCACTAG